One Vespa velutina chromosome 12, iVesVel2.1, whole genome shotgun sequence DNA window includes the following coding sequences:
- the LOC124953565 gene encoding translocation protein SEC63 homolog translates to MSGQKFQYDESGGTFFYFLLSFLALLLIPGTYYLWPRCPKQDPDKVSKECQCDGCKKKKIILQSNEPWKETKALFTKFLIILGWIILILLAYKVSQFDYEMANFDPFEILGVSPGSSQGEIKKAYRKLSLILHPDKETGNEKAFMKLTKAYQALTDDEARKNWEKYGNPDGPGAMSFGIALPSWIVEKENSVWVLGLYALVFMVALPTVVGTWWYKSIRYTGDQVLLATTETYYYFFIKTPSMTLKRVIMILAASFEFCKKRNAEIIERHTDIEEVPSLIKQLTNLGEKNKEIPLCHLYSIKARALLHAHLSRISLNPETLDKDRQYIVKKCPYLIQEMVACVNQVIFLAYAKRVPRVPSIKTIENCMKLCPMIVQAFWEFKNPLLQLPHISEDNLKYFLAKKRQIKSLQQFAQLKGEERRLILRNLTDSQYEDVMKVLGNMPYIEFKVRSEVIDDENPTVYTAGAIVTVTVSLTRKDMKHLFGDDTVKEQTMIDDIKVSGEVNEGSEEQNQSVKKPAWLRQKKGQKKPHKKGTNKKTAPVKNIQAQGQTTQQSNNSTQQSNTPNTKKKEDKIEKESSKEKSDVSDSEADSDRSDDEDSNDKKDMSIDDDDTEWERFQQRISKRERVLEGRSNLSHEVHCPLFPDVKQEYWWVYICDRKSQTLLTTPVHVTSLAHSEEVQLRFTAPRWPGLYTFTVCLRSDSYLGFDQAQDIKLDVKEAPEVPTEHPQWDISDEETAEDVDAVDEHSEFTTDEDISDNE, encoded by the exons ATGAGCGGACAGAAATTTCAATATGACGAAAGTGGAGGGacgtttttctatttcctgCTTTCATTTTTGGCACTCCTTTTGATACCCGGAACATATTATCTATGGCCACGTTGCCCAAAGCAAG aTCCGGATAAAGTTTCGAAAGAATGTCAGTGCGATGggtgcaaaaagaaaaaaatcattttacaaTCAAATGAACCttggaaagaaacaaaagcaTTGTTTAc GAAGTTTTTGATTATTCTGGGATGGATAATTCTTATATTACTAGCATATAAAGTATCCCAATTTGATTATGAAATGGCAAATTTTGATCCATTTGAAATATTGGGAGTTTCTCCT GGCTCATCACAAGGTGAGATTAAAAAGGCATATCGTAAactttcattgattttacatccAGATAAAGAAACAGGAAATGAAAAAGCGTTTATGAAGTTAACTAAAG CTTATCAGGCTTTGACAGATGATGAGGCACGAAAAAATTGGGAAAAATATGGAAATCCAGATGGCCCAGGTGCAATGAGCTTTGGAATAGCTTTGCCTTCTTGGatagttgaaaaagaaaattcagtTTGGGTTTTAGGTTTATACGCATTGGTTTTTATGGTAGCTTTACCTACAGTTGTTGGAACATGGTGGTATAAAAGTATTCGTTATACAGGAGATCaa GTTTTATTGGCTACAACTGAAACATATTactacttttttattaaaacccCATCAATGACTTTAAAGAGAGTTATTATGATTCTTGCTGCATCTTTTGAATTCTGTAAGAAACGTAATgcagaaataattgaaagacATACAGACATTGAAGAAGTTCCTTCG CTTATCAAGCAATTAACTAActtaggagaaaaaaataaagaaataccaTTATGTCATCTGTATTCAATAAAAGCTAGAGCTTTACTTCATGCACATTTGTCACGTATATCATTAAATCCGGAAACATTAGATAAAGATAGGCAGTATATTGTAAAGAAATGTCCATATTTAATCCAAGAAATGGTTGCATGTGTCAATCAAGTAATTTTTCTAGCTTATGCAAAACGAG tTCCACGAGTACCCAGTATAAAAACTATAGAAAATTGTATGAAACTGTGTCCAATGATTGTTCAGGCATTCTGGGAATTTAAAAATCCTCTTCTTCAACTTCCACATATTTCTGaggataatttaaaatactttctagccaaaaaa cGCCAAATTAAGAGCCTTCAACAATTTGCACAATtaaaaggagaggaaagaagactGATTCTTAGAAACTTGACGGATAGTCAATATGAAGATGTTATGAAAGTTCTTGGAAATATGCCATACATAGAATTCAAAGTGCGGTCTGAAG TAATTGATGATGAAAATCCAACGGTGTATACTGCTGGTGCTATAGTAACCGTAACAGTATCATTAACACGCAAAGACATGAAACATTTATTTGGTGATGACACTGTTAAAGAACAAACTATGATAGATGACATCAAAGTAAGTGGGGAAGTTAACGAAGGTTCAGAAGAACAAAATCAATCTGTGAAGAAACCAGCATGGCTTAGACAGAAGAAAGGTCAGAAGAAACCTCACAAAAAAGGTACCAATAAGAAAACAGCCcctgtaaaaaatatacaagcaCAAGGACAAACAACACAACAGAGTAATAATAGTACACAGCAAAGTAATACGCcaaacacaaaaaagaaagaggacaaaatagaaaaagagtcTTCCAAAGAAAAATCTGATGTTAGTGATAGTGAAGCTGATAGCGATAGAAGTGATGATGAAGACAGTAATGATAAGAAAGATATGAgtattgatgatgatgatacaGAATGGGAAag atttcaacaaagaatttcaaaaagagaaagagttttaGAAGGAAGAAGTAATTTATCACACGAAGTACATTGTCCACTTTTTCCTGATGTTAAACAAGAATATTGGTGGGTTTATATCTGTGATCGCAAAAGTCAAACTTTGCTGACAACTCCAGTACATGTTACATCTTTAGCACATTCGGAGGAGGTACAATTACGTTTTACAGCACCTCGTTGGCCGGGACTATATACATTTACAGTATGTTTACGTAGCGATTCATATCTTGGTTTTGATCAGGCACAAGATATTAAG TTGGATGTAAAAGAAGCTCCCGAGGTACCAACAGAACATCCTCAATGGGATATTTCGGATGAAGAAACTGCAGAGGATGTGGATGCAGTGGATGAACATTCCGAATTCACAACTGACGAAGATATCAgtgataatgaataa